The DNA window aaatttgtGCGCGCAAAAAGCGGAAGAGAATTGCCAAATCCGTGATCACCAGTTGAATGTATCATAGACAAGATTTATATAACCCCCGATTTCGGGGGGAGAAAGTCGAGCATTCTGCACTTCTTGTGGCCCAAACTGGAGAAAAGGGACGGCACACGGTGCCGCTTTCTGCGTTTCCACCTGAAGTTTTTCTCCATTTTCATAGCAACTGGAAGTTGGCATGGTGTATTGCCGATAGAGCCGAACCAAACCGGCAGCGATTACGGGCACGTAATTAAGGGTAACTATCTCGAATGGTTCTCGGATGCGACGGAGCACATCCAGATGGCACACGGTGGTGCATCGCAGCGCTTGCTGCTCCAGTTTGTCCAAATGTCAGGCAAGGGACTCGAAATGGGGTCAGTACTGGATGCACTTCGTCATGGAGGCCCGACAGAGTGGGCTCCGTAAGCAAACAACGGATGGGAAACCTTAAAGAAACACTATTGTCTTTTTTTCTTGGACTGATGCTTAATTTGTCTTAAATGTTTAAAGTAATCACTTGGAGATCGACCTACATTTAAAAGTAGGTTGGGAAATCGAAGGGTGCTTGAAtttatatatgatatattacTTTACTTACTAGTGCAAGTTAAGTAAGATAGGGAATGTCTATCGATGGGAATTCTAATATAACATTTCATTAAATCAAGATGACTTCTTTGAAGAAGTTTGTCGTATTAGTTCTATCCCCTGTCTTGTGCCGTATGCTAGAAGCCAGTTCCCCCATTAGTTTCCCCcagtgaaaagtgaaatccCGGCCGGCTATAATGAGCTCCACGAGCAGGGTGATATGATAACCCGGAGAGAGCGAGAGTGCGACCGTAGACAAAGGTTAACCCCTGCGCAGTGCTCATTAAGTGGACAAGTGTCAATAAACCGCAGTTGGAGTCGGCAGATGACCACGTACTATACCTATGCCCACGTACTATCCACATATCATTGCGAACCCACTGGTGAGGGCCCAGTGCCAGTGGTTGTACTAAGTTGTCCGACACAATGGCTCATTACTTAATGGCCAAGAACACAGAAGCACTTGCACCCGGCCAATTGACACCCGGCagtgggaaaaacaaaagcaaaagcaaaagcgaaAACTGAAGCTAGAGAAGCTGTTAAACTAATTGCCACAACTTCCACTTGACTATGTCAATGTGACGAGTTGGCCATTGTCTCTGCAACCTGTTAACGGCGGGTGGCCAACCAACCACTCAGCAGGTGGCTTTAAAGTTCGCATGGCTTAAAGTCCACGGAAGCAACCAAAGAATTACGCCCAAAATAACTGACAAATTGGGAACTAATTTGGCCAAGACGAAATCGAAAGACCCCAAGCCAAAAAGACGCCAGACTCATGACAATTTCCTGGCGCGCCTTGTCTCATTTCCTTATTCCGCAGAGCGACTACGGCGAGGCCAAGACGCAcctggagcagctgcagcagacGCTCACGCACCTGGACCAcccgcaccaccaccacgcACACCATCCGCACCACCACCTGGGGCTCTACCATGGCGCCCTGCCCAACACATCCACCATAACCACCGACTCGGTGGTTTCCTGTGTCAGCTCCACACTGCCGGCGGTGGCCAAGGCCATTTCCGCATCCTCCAGCTGCGATGGCCTGCAGTCGGAGCGGAAGAAGTGCCCCACCAGCGATCTGGATTCAGGTGGTCATGGTCACGGGCATGGCCTTATGGAGGCCATCTGCGCTGGCCAGAAGACGTCACCTATaccaccgccgccaccacctTGCTGCTTGACCCTGGGCGAAAGCTCATCCTCGCCGAATCCCATCGCCACGGCCGCCCTGATGAACGCTTCCACCTCCGGATCCTCTAGCGCGGGCGGAGCAAGTGCCTCTCTTTGCAACggtgtgtatatatatgcatatacttTCAGATTTATCTCTTTTTGTTGGATAAGAATTTTGAACATGGTATCTTTTACAAATGTCGGCTGTTAATCAAGTCCTGCcaattataccctttcactcgGCAGATCTCACACGGGAATCTTCCTGGTACgcccaccatcatcatcaccaccatcaccaGTTGCCCGACGAGCTGGTCATgtatgccacgcccactcccacGCCGGCAATCGGGAAATTCGGACTGGACACTTCCACCGAGGGTTACTTGAACGCAAGGTACAATGGTAAGCGTCCTCATCCACGTCCACTGTCAATTCCGGATGCAGCCTGCCACTGCCCCTCCTCCTGatccaccacccactccgACCCACTGTATCCACTTTCTGTTTGCCTTTGCTATTTACACGTTCgcttgtttattaattttccattaTGAGTTTTGAGAAGTGAGCGGGGGAGTCCTGCGGGTTGGATGGCAAATGGTTtggtgggtgtgggtgtgggctTGGAATTTTGGGCTACTCTGCCATTTGCCGCCCGAAGGCTTTGCTATACAGCTTAGattgttatttttaagttttttattaaGAAAACATCGCCGGAGTTTGGCGCGTGCCGAGGTCCAAGTAAGATAAATATGTTTTGGAGTTCTGGGAAAATCAAACTGGAGTCAAGTGTTCCAAGTTAATCACTTGAACTGGATGGATCTTTTAAGTTAATCCCACTTTAAGTTGACTACGTTCTACCTGCAATCCCCATTTCAAGTTATCTAGTCCTGAGTTTTGGCTGGCACTCGATTATGGCCAAGTCAAGTGCATGTGACAAGCTCGATTTGTGGCCTCAAAGGCATCCCATTGCGAGCGTTAATACGAAATATTATCTAACAAAAGTCGAGGCCACCTCGGTTGACTGGCGGCGGAGGTGGCTTCTTCTCCATTCTCCCGCATTTATGAGTGGAAAAAGTAACCTGGTCTTGTTCTCTATTTTTACCATCTGCAGTGAATGTCAAAGGCGTGCGGCATGATAGAACATCGAGTTTCTTTGACATACCCGCTGTGACGCACCCGCACacccatccacatccgcacTCGCATCCGCACCCGCATCCGCACCCGTACTGCTACAGGTAAGAAGATTGAGATTGAGCTTCACGCTGACAAGACAAGTCAACTTTAAGTCAATCAACGGAGTTGCTGGAGTCGCTTGCTCCTCGAATTATCCGctttctatatataatagatttatatatatatattttatatatttttgatttatgctcCATGCAGATTTCCATCATCGCCACCCGCGGGCATTCTGAAAAAGAGCGACGAAGGTAAGTCcctaaaaattgaaaaaaatgaATGGAAAATGATTAAAGCCAGCTCTTGCGTACGCTCATCATTTATTCAAATTAATGTGCGCGATATGCATACCTATCACTGGGTAATTCCATTTGCTGCCATCTTCATCTAGTGGCTTccaatattttttcaaataaaatgcaagAAATCGCGCGCATAATTTACAATAACAATATCGCCGGTGTTACTAACCGCTAATCCAATTGGCGGCGGCACAAGCGTGCAATTCAATTTCGTGGGGCGGCTGCTACATAGTTCGCCTccggtgggcgtggcggtGGGCGGACGGGGGCGTGGTCGGGGGCTGAATCCGACGCCCATCGAACAAACAGCTCAATCACGGGGCCGCCGTTGAGTGGTTCGTGTTAGCTACACCACCCAGTCACCCCATTCACCCATCCATCCGTTtacacttgaaaaaaaaaatctgttACTTTGGAAATTTAAAGGATTCATAGTGGCGTTCTCAGTTCGTCCTTCAAGTAGCAATCCTAAGGGTGCAGAAATGAGTTTAGTGTTTTCCCGGGTGTAGTGCATTGTCCCACCCACTCCAATCCAACCCACCCGGATACCCTCGTCCTTGGGCTGCAGGGCCAACAGGTCTTCGTTTTCCATCAGCAGCTCGTTTGTTGTTATCGCCAATGATGTTTTTACTTGTCGACACTTGCTCATGGATTATGCAGAGGTATCTCCTGAATTTTTAATGCGACCAGCGTCGAGTCGCGATGGGCATGGGGTGCCGGAATGGATGCGGGAGTTGTGGAGTAACTACCTAATGAAAAGGGCAAGCTCGGGTGGTGCTTCCAGGTTGGGTTGGGTGCCATGGAGTGGGTTTGTTTGCCTCCGCTGAATTGCAGCATATTGAGCATTTTGCAGCGACTGAGGGGAGTGGGTtgcttaaataattaattgctGCTAAATACCCTGGCCATTTAGAAAAGCCAAGCGTCGCACAAACAAAGCGAAACAATGTGAAAGAGTTTTTAATGGCAGTCGAGAGGGATGGATGGTCTTTAATAAGCGGGGATCCATAATTATATGggatatatctatatatatgatataaaaCCTATATACAAGTGGTAACGTATGGTTTATACACGTACTTAAAAGTTTAAAATGTCTAATAAGCCCATACTACCCTCTGTTAGGAAGGGTATCTGGAATACCCATGTAATTAGCACCCATTCCCCTGACACCGGCACATTGCTCAAACGTGCATGAAAGCGGCTTTCACTGGTGAATCCTTTTTTCCAGAAGCCACCTCGGCAGCCGTCTACTGCAGCGACGTGTCCTCCGGCCAGCACTTTCCGCACCACACGAAGATCGAGCACGCGGACTCCACCACCACGGcggcacagcagcagcatcagcagcagcagcaccagcaacagcagcagcaacagcagcagcaacaactacagCAAGCTGCTGCACTGCATCCGCACCACCATCACTCCCACCATGGTCACCATGGCCATCAGCAGGCGGAGCAGCAGGCTCTCACCCACTTGACGCCACTACATGCCGCCTCCGCTTTCAAATTTAGCCACACGGCGGTCATATCCAGCTCGGCGGTATATGCCACGCCCTCGCACTACGCCCACCAACAGCAGACGCAGTCGCAGTCCGTGTACAGGGATCTCTCGCCCACCACCTTGGCGGCGGTCAGCGATGCGGATCTGAAGTACGACAGCGGTCCCTACAACGCGGCCATCTCATCCACCTATCCCTCCGCGCTTCGGCCTAATGTGGTGGACTCCACCACGTCCAGCGATGCGGAACTGCGCCTGGATCAGTTCTACGCTAGCAATGGCATCTCCACCAGCAGCAATGGCCAGGCGATCAGCCAGCGCAGGGGTTCGCTGCAGCTCTGGCAGTTTCTGGTGGCCCTCCTGGATGAGCCCACAACCAGGTGGGTACGAAGCGGCGGCCGCAAAGTTCTCATGCATTAACACTCTTTCTCCTTTCAGTGCCAGTTGCATCGCTTGGACCGGTCGTGGCATGGAGTTCAAGCTGATCGAGCCGGAGGAGGTGGCTCGGCGCTGGGGTCTCCAGAAGAATCGACCCGCCATGAACTACGACAAGTTGTCGCGCAGTCTGCGCTACTACTACGAGAAGGGCATCATGCAGAAGGTGAACGGAGAGCGATACGTCTATCGGTTCGTCTGCGATCCGGATGCGCTGTTCAACATGGCCTACGGTCATCTGACCACCGGTTCCGGCAAGGGTGACCAGCACCAGTTGACGCTGTCGCTGGCAAAGACGCCTCCGACTTCCGGCGACTCCCAGACGCAATCCCCGCGCGTCGCCAAGTCGGAGTATTACGATACCGCCGCATTGCATAAATACTAACCATATAGTCGCCATATGTGGGCGGAGCGTTCGAATGCGGCCGCGTGGGCGTGGTCGTGTCCCGTGTACATTGTGTAATCTAGTTGCGTGTGGGGTTACGAATTCGAAATGAAGGTTTCGTTGTGATGAGCTGGGTTGGGAATAGCGTAGAGGGGTACGAAGGCAGTTTTTCAGTAAAATCGGGGTCACCATCTCCTGAAAATTACATACAATATGGTTTCAAAATTGTAGTTCTGTTTTATTATAAAGTTCTTCGTCATTTTTATGCACCGAGCCACTCTCTAGACTAACATATATCCAGTTATTCCAAAGACTTGGCTGATCAGAACGACATACACAAAAGGTACTTTACAATATTTACATAtggcatatacatatacttgagcgcttatgtattcatatatatgtatgtatctgtgTACATAGAGGGGGGATACAGAAGACAGCAGTCATGTGTCCAACAAATATCGTAGTTCTGCACTGAGGTTGAGTTACTTAAATAAACTATTTAGCCAGTTTCCGATTTCGAAGACCGTGCAATTTGGCAGATTAGGAAACTTCAGTTCAATAAGGTaacatttaaagaaaaaattgttaaatataAAGACTACTAAATTGCAACGTTTGGAGAAACCGGAAACAGAGCTCTTTGAACCGTTTATGTTCGTTAATAAATGGCAACAGAGTGTTTTTGAATGTTTAGACCTCACtcctccctcttcttcttcctttTGGGCTTATCCTCGCCATCGGAATCCTGGCTGGTGGCAATGGAATCGCTggcactgctgctgctcgccTGCTTGCGCTTCTCGGGCGTCTTTTTGGCCAGCTTCTCGATGTACTGCTTTAGCTTGTCCGGCTGCGGACTGTATGCCCAGTGGACCAACTGCAGGTGGAGGTCGGTGGGTGCTCCGGTCTCTGCATCGATGAGCTTCGCCTCCTCGCTCTTGATCTGCTCCAGCAACTTGGATAGCTGGCGATTGCGCACAATGTCCCAGCTGGTCTTGTCATCCGCCTTGGGGTACATGGTGCGCAGGTGCTTGTAGTTACCCTTGGCCTTGGAGCCGCCATAGGCTTCCAGGAACTCCGTAGCCAACTCATCCTTGGGATCGGGCAGCTTGGTGACCACGGCGAGTGGTAAATAGGCACGATTGTCCTTGATGCGGTTCTCCGCCTCGAACTTTTCGAGGAAATCCTCTAGTACCTGGACTCCCTCCTTGATGGCCGTGATCTTGTCCTCGTTCTTGGTGCCGGACAGGACACGCTTGGAGCTGCCAATCAATCCCTTGATGGCCAACCTCTGGTAGTCCGGATCTCGTTCCGCCAAAATGCTGCAATACGAGATGCATATAGAAATAGTTTGGATACAGGCAAACTGTGGAATGTGCCCATTTACTCATGCAAATATTGGGGTGGATCATATTTATGGAAATTATATTACTAGTATTATTATCTATTTGTCAAATTAAACTGGTTCTAGAGCGGAAAAACTTAATGATTCTATATAATTTTCGAAGCAGTACATATAAAACTATTTTAAGGTTTCCAATTATTGAGATATATATAATGATTTATGCATGAGTAAGTGGAATGCTATGTTGGATATATGTACAAAAGGTAAATATCCACAAATGTTTAAGCACTACGCTTTAATAAATTGATCCACCCTAATATGTTTGCATCCCATACGGAGCGGAGCGAATGGGAAGAGCGTAGTGGCCGCTCTGCCAACTTAATGAGACTTCCGAGTTCGACGCAGCAAAAGTGTGCCATGACATCATTGGACGTCGTCGCTGGTGGCCTGGGCCGAAGGTCTCCGGCGTCTCATTAGCATGCCAGCGAAGAGGGCCTGGTCAAGTGACTTACCTCAGCGTCGCCTCCGCAGCTGCCTTGTCCTTGAATCCCAGACCCGGCACCGTCTCCACCTTGTCCTCGCTGTCTGTCTTGGCATTCTTACTGGACGCTCCTCCGCCATTCTCCTCCAGCCACTTTTCAAAGACTCCAATGGCCGCATTGATGTTCTTCAGCTTCTCCTCCGCCTTGGTCACTAGAATAGTAGGTTTAATGTTGGATACAGTGCATCCTTTGTGCACAAGCACTCACTTGTGAGGACTCTTTTGGCCCGGCCGAGCAAACCGCGCACCGTCAGCTTGCGATACTGCATGTCGTGGCTCTCCAGCAGCTTCAACGTCTCCAGCGCCTTCTCCATGTCCTTGAAGCCAAATTTCGAGTCTCCCTCCGCCATTGTTGCTCCTTTGGTTGCTAATACTTGGGTGGGTATCTGACACAGATCTGGCAAATAACGACTGCTTCCTGTCAGCGCTAGAATACGACTGATTTTGCGTAGCCACGGTCTCCAACTCGACGGCATATGGCACTTAATCATGGGAGGAAGACGCAAAATGAGCGCCACTGAGAGGCACTGAGCAGCGCTGAGCGTGGCCAATTAGATAAGCACCACAAAATAACTGGGTGACTCTATGTTTGGAAACCGGTTTGTTGTCGTAGCACcggagcaaaacaaaacccaCGAGAAAATAATCGATACTTAGCCATGACGTCAGCGCCACGAGAAACTGATAACAAACAACATTGAGAGGGAATAAACGATCTTAAGTATTAATTACACTTGGAATTATAGATTCAATGTTGCAGTCGTTATATTTGCAATCATATTTGGTCAATCAATacgaaaatttttttttatttttttttttttgtttattaacaTGGAACTCAAAAAGCTTTGGGCTTAGCGGAGAACGATGGGCTAGTTGCAACTGTGCCGTATTTGGAGTATATCGTCGACCATGAAGTTGCGCAGGTGGCACAGTGCCTGCACCACGTTGCCCTGGTCGCGCAGATTCGGTCCGATCCACTTCTCGGGTAGCGCCGCCTTGGACACCACTTGTGCGGGTGTGATGTGGGTCAGTGCACGCcgccagttgttgttgcaggtGGCCACGTTCAGATGGCTGCCCGTCTGCAGGCTCTCGATGTACTTAATGTAGGCCTCCGAGTGGATGACGCGAGTGGTGCGCGGCGGCACTGTGACGAAGAGCGGCTCTGGTGGCGGACCCAAGACGATcgtttgctgttgctgcagttgaTGCATGTTCTGCtgcggatgctgctgctgctggagctgaACTGAATCGAGATTGCTTGGAGCGCGCGGCGATTGCGCAAGGCTGGGCGGGATGGGCACAGTAGTGGCCAGTTGCGCATGCTTCTGACGCCGCGGCACGAAGTTCTTGCTGCGGTCTGCCACCGAAATCGTCTTGCCACACTTGCTTAGATGCACCTCGCGCACATGCTTGATGAGGCGCAGCACGTTGGGGAAGGCCTGAATAGATTTCTTGACCCGCGGGCAGTTGCGCCACAGGCAGACATACTCTGTCTCCACGCCCGCTTGTGGATGACGCTGGATGTGTCCGGTGCTATCGGACATGCAATGTTCCGTGCAGTCGCCAAGCTCCTCGAACTGAAAGTCGCACTTATCCCACTGACACTCGAAGGTGAGCACCTGACCATAGACATCCTGCGACACTTGGGGTGAAGGACTAGCACTGTTCTGGACGTCGTCCAACTCGCGTCGCAGGGCCGCCGTCTCCTCATTCTGTCGGCTAGCCCTATCCTCCCAGCTCTGCTTAACGCTGGACGGGAGATTCTTCCATTCGGTGCCCACCATGCGGGATATGTCTCCAAAGGTTGCGTCCGGGTTGCTCTGGCAAATGCCTGTAAAAGAAAGTTCAAAGGTCATACATGATCTTTAAGGTATACTAAATATGCGTACTTTTCCGAACTTCACTGGAGTACAAAATGTAGCCGGTTAGGCATTTTTTGGCCGATTTGGCGGCCTTAACTTTGGACGTTAGTGGCGTGGAGTTCACTGAAGGAGCCGGCGAGGACATGGCCGCAATGTCTGAGCTCAGCGAGGGTGTATCCCCATCCATGGAATCCTCCAGCATGCCTAGTTCATTCAATTCGTTCTTAAAGTCCTTGGATGGCTTAATGGGAGTCTTAAAGTAAAAGATCTCATCCTCGGTGACGGAAGGACTGTGCTGGAACTTGCGCATGTTACCCGTAACCAACTTGCGAAGAGCTTTCTTTAGCTCATCATAGACGGACTCACAAATGTACACATCGCTTTCGGATATCTCCGTGGGTCGGGAGCTGATAAATTCGGAGTACTCCAGCACGGCGCAACGACCCACGATGCCCACCACCGGACTGACCTCTTCGACTGTGCTTAGCAGCAGTTCCTGGCGATAAAATTGCTTGCTCAAGCCGGGGGTCGTCTCACTGGGTGGTAACAGCCATGGTCCTTTAAAGTATGATTTTCCATTCTGTTCCCAGATCTGCTGGACCTGTGCCACCGACTGCTTTCCTGTTTGGGTGGCCACGTAGACGAAGTCTCCCGTTTTTATGGCACCACTGCAAATGGTGTTGTACTGCTGGTAGTACGTGCTGCCATCCTCAGCATTTGGCGGCGGATCGCAAGACACATTTGGTTTCTCCTTCTCGACCAGCGTCTCTTGGAGCTTCAGCTCCTCCAGTTCTCCTTTGTGCTTTTCCAAGCGCTCCTTAAACACAGACATCACACGTTTTAGCTCCAATGGTTGCTCTCGTGGAACGAACTTCACCGAGCTGCCTTCACGGACTGGCGGCCAGCTCTTCAGCTTCTTGAACCAGCGACCCTGGATATTGTAACGAGACTCGCAAACGTACACATCCTTTTCAGGCAAGTTTTCCGGACGCATCTTGATGTAATCCTTTATGTTCATTACGTAGCACATGCCCTGCACTTTATCCATCGAGATTGTCTGCGAAAGGCTGCTCTTGAACACTTCCTTTTCGAGGAACTTGCGAGTGGTTACATGGTACGTTTCGTGGGGCCGCACGAAGATCGAAGCCTGCATCAGCTTCTCATTGGTGGGTGATGTCCAGAGGCGCTCTATGCAGCATATCGAGGGAATCTTGTTTTCCGGCATTTGCACGTATACGTAATCGCCGGGAGAAAAAACCTGCTGGTTTATTGTCATGCTTTCACCCTTGGCTGCGTTGAATTCGTCCTTCTCCTTATCCTGCTCTTGGTCCTGTTCCTCTTGTTGCATCTTTTGCTGGCGACACAGCTCCACATCAGCCATAAGGCGTTCTATACTAAAAGTTAAAGCGGACGAGCTAAGTGTGTTCTTGCACAACTCGTCTCTCTTGCGAATGAAGTATGTTTGCAACTCGATGGAGTCCTGGAAAAGTTTGTTCTTAGAATAGTACAATGGGTTCTGTTGTTGTAGTCATTACTCACCTGAAAAATATCGGAATCTGTGCGGGACAACTTTCTTGCACGTTCCAAACAGGCAAAAATATCTTCCTGGTAGACATCAAGCCGTTTGTAAGCTCCTTTGTCAAGCCTTCGTTTCACAAGGTCCAGCGAAATGCCGCGCACCTTGGGTCCTTCGCCAATCTCATCGTACTCCGGCAGTTCGGCCAGGGAATCCGAGTAGCAACGTCCCTCCTCGTCCTGGTGATTGTAAATAGTCGTGAACAGTGTGAGGAACAGCTCCTGAACAGCCAAAGGAACATCCGGAAGAGAGTCGCGTTCGGTGCGCAGTTGTTGCTTTAGCTGCAGCGTCAATTGTTGTAGCACGAGCGCGTCCTTGTAGATCTGTGAGTCGGGCTCGTTATACTTGCAGGCATTCTCCAGCATAAGCAAAAAATCCGCTGCCAAGTCATCTAAGGTATCGTAAGCGCCCTGTTTAAGTTTCTGAGCGATTCGGTCCATGTCAATAGGTTCCCTGATAATGTCGTAGTAGTCAGGATACTCGCTCTTGGATGGCAACTTCGTAAATATAAGCGACAGCTGCCTCTTGCCCTTGGGCTCCTGGTACTCCTTTACTGTTTCATAGAATTGCCACAACCGCTCTGTAATCATTGCGGTCTTTAA is part of the Drosophila sechellia strain sech25 chromosome 3R, ASM438219v1, whole genome shotgun sequence genome and encodes:
- the LOC6607800 gene encoding ETV5-related protein Ets96B translates to MTISWRALSHFLIPQSDYGEAKTHLEQLQQTLTHLDHPHHHHAHHPHHHLGLYHGALPNTSTITTDSVVSCVSSTLPAVAKAISASSSCDGLQSERKKCPTSDLDSGGHGHGHGLMEAICAGQKTSPIPPPPPPCCLTLGESSSSPNPIATAALMNASTSGSSSAGGASASLCNDLTRESSWYAHHHHHHHHQLPDELVMYATPTPTPAIGKFGLDTSTEGYLNARYNVNVKGVRHDRTSSFFDIPAVTHPHTHPHPHSHPHPHPHPYCYRFPSSPPAGILKKSDEEATSAAVYCSDVSSGQHFPHHTKIEHADSTTTAAQQQHQQQQHQQQQQQQQQQQLQQAAALHPHHHHSHHGHHGHQQAEQQALTHLTPLHAASAFKFSHTAVISSSAVYATPSHYAHQQQTQSQSVYRDLSPTTLAAVSDADLKYDSGPYNAAISSTYPSALRPNVVDSTTSSDAELRLDQFYASNGISTSSNGQAISQRRGSLQLWQFLVALLDEPTTSASCIAWTGRGMEFKLIEPEEVARRWGLQKNRPAMNYDKLSRSLRYYYEKGIMQKVNGERYVYRFVCDPDALFNMAYGHLTTGSGKGDQHQLTLSLAKTPPTSGDSQTQSPRVAKSEYYDTAALHKY
- the LOC6607801 gene encoding uncharacterized protein LOC6607801 is translated as MAEGDSKFGFKDMEKALETLKLLESHDMQYRKLTVRGLLGRAKRVLTMTKAEEKLKNINAAIGVFEKWLEENGGGASSKNAKTDSEDKVETVPGLGFKDKAAAEATLSILAERDPDYQRLAIKGLIGSSKRVLSGTKNEDKITAIKEGVQVLEDFLEKFEAENRIKDNRAYLPLAVVTKLPDPKDELATEFLEAYGGSKAKGNYKHLRTMYPKADDKTSWDIVRNRQLSKLLEQIKSEEAKLIDAETGAPTDLHLQLVHWAYSPQPDKLKQYIEKLAKKTPEKRKQASSSSASDSIATSQDSDGEDKPKRKKKREE
- the LOC6621670 gene encoding protein polybromo-1; its protein translation is MLSRKRRASSISSRQDEDPLQLDDSTPEQSPVQQTTTQSARKKRRLDPTELCQQLYDSIRNIKKEDGSMLCDTFIRVPKRRQEPSYYDVVVNPIDLLKVQQKLKTDSYDDLDDLMADLELLIGNAKAFYLPGSSEHQDAVSLWQHIHSQRQRIMEANGLAEEEPRARRMSRQVRRMTSSTEPGGDGATDDEYNQYEELFASVMTASDPVGDRLMHRMFQLLPSKKIYPDYYDVIEHPIDLRLIATKIQMNAYSSLAEMERDLLQMTKNACLFNEPGSQIYKDAKSLKRIFTQRRIELEMGKGKLAKRVKSLSSAAIAALKEEVDSSDDEETSKKGEGPMWALFDHLYNAPGTSEHPGVTGPPLGNSLWKLPVRRFHPEYFDLIKRPISMSQIHTKLKKGDYANISDLTADLYLMLDNAKKAFPTSHRTHKDALKMLKLMNAKLVEESLEEGSDLDDEDAEEMDAEVFTVSTQPEKRKPGRPRINSNSNSNASHTPNNSNSPKSNRIAINAAIKKKILSIQKYLVDYSLGNRRPIEMFMEKPPRKIYPDYYDIIQNPIDMNTIEHNIRTDRYAAVEDVVSDYRLMFSNCRQYNEEGSNIYEDANILERALNEKLKEFPGLTEGKKTQQKYSKVGRKLKTAMITERLWQFYETVKEYQEPKGKRQLSLIFTKLPSKSEYPDYYDIIREPIDMDRIAQKLKQGAYDTLDDLAADFLLMLENACKYNEPDSQIYKDALVLQQLTLQLKQQLRTERDSLPDVPLAVQELFLTLFTTIYNHQDEEGRCYSDSLAELPEYDEIGEGPKVRGISLDLVKRRLDKGAYKRLDVYQEDIFACLERARKLSRTDSDIFQDSIELQTYFIRKRDELCKNTLSSSALTFSIERLMADVELCRQQKMQQEEQDQEQDKEKDEFNAAKGESMTINQQVFSPGDYVYVQMPENKIPSICCIERLWTSPTNEKLMQASIFVRPHETYHVTTRKFLEKEVFKSSLSQTISMDKVQGMCYVMNIKDYIKMRPENLPEKDVYVCESRYNIQGRWFKKLKSWPPVREGSSVKFVPREQPLELKRVMSVFKERLEKHKGELEELKLQETLVEKEKPNVSCDPPPNAEDGSTYYQQYNTICSGAIKTGDFVYVATQTGKQSVAQVQQIWEQNGKSYFKGPWLLPPSETTPGLSKQFYRQELLLSTVEEVSPVVGIVGRCAVLEYSEFISSRPTEISESDVYICESVYDELKKALRKLVTGNMRKFQHSPSVTEDEIFYFKTPIKPSKDFKNELNELGMLEDSMDGDTPSLSSDIAAMSSPAPSVNSTPLTSKVKAAKSAKKCLTGYILYSSEVRKSICQSNPDATFGDISRMVGTEWKNLPSSVKQSWEDRASRQNEETAALRRELDDVQNSASPSPQVSQDVYGQVLTFECQWDKCDFQFEELGDCTEHCMSDSTGHIQRHPQAGVETEYVCLWRNCPRVKKSIQAFPNVLRLIKHVREVHLSKCGKTISVADRSKNFVPRRQKHAQLATTVPIPPSLAQSPRAPSNLDSVQLQQQQHPQQNMHQLQQQQTIVLGPPPEPLFVTVPPRTTRVIHSEAYIKYIESLQTGSHLNVATCNNNWRRALTHITPAQVVSKAALPEKWIGPNLRDQGNVVQALCHLRNFMVDDILQIRHSCN